The genomic window AAATCACTATATAAGCAACTTTGTGAATAATATAGGAGATAATGGTGACATGGTGATATACCTATGTTTCTTACACTCGTATATCTAATAACGCGGTTATGTATGTGTTTATCGACTCGTAACTATATCCTAGAGAATTAGAAGACGCGAAATATAGGTAAgagcaaacaaaaaaattgcatttcaCTAGTTTTGAGTgttttgagtaaaataataacagaaaataatcgctacaatacgtatattttattacgcgatttttttattgtttgtgtttGTTTCATGACTCGACACACAACTGTTacgctttttttaataaaacaaaataatcggTAATCGAacggtacaaaaaaaattcatttaagcAGTAATCTTTCAATATACAGACaggtaggtaaaatattacagtaacAACAGTACCTACATCAGCGGTCCCCACTACGCGGCCCTTTGACAGATTTAGTGCGGACCGCCCTATTAACAGCACTACAATACTCTTTcctaacaatatatattataatatatataatttttatatttttaataactatcattaataatgtatgcgGCCcgcaaataattttcaaaaattacatttggTCCTATCTAAGATCCTAGTGAGGACCGCTGACctacatagtacatattatttataaacggaTCACGATTCACGACACCTAACCCTGGTCTGATATAAGCAAGTACAccataattattgtgtatacataatattgcaatGTTATCCGCGGTCGCCAAAAGTAAAGGGTtctattgtataatagaatTTCTGACATGTCCAACATCGATACgctgtttacaatattatcgttttatataactatttcgATGCGACCTACAGCTCTGAGATAGCGGTCTTGAAAACCGCATTACGAGTAAATCTAAAtagattgtaaaatgtaaaatattattgaaactattttgtatttattgtctTGAATGAAATTTGGTATTAGATATCTATGATTTTAGTGTTATTGATTTGTCTAAGAATTGATTTTCATCGAACAACTCGTATTATAAGCGTTTCctcacacatataatatacagtatttattaatagtgttttaatttttaaaatatgaaatttatcttgaaatttgtaattcatagtaaaaataataattcttatctcttttaatatcatattttttaaacatgactataaaaaaatcaaagacaTCGTAGATGTGCCACAAATTAAGAATAACATCAATAACCTTAATAATAACCTTttgtattttctaattttagtttttaagtgtatgtcttatttgtatatattttaaataaatttgaagtgAATAAGCGCAACAAGTGcaaacgcatattatattagttattatatatgttacagTTTTTATAGTGCACTAAATTCTCagcatatataattaatcgATTATAAACCATAAGTTTTAATACgtgtagaaaatattattattaataaaataataacagtatgtTACGCTATggatacttttataaaaagctcaaaaacactaatattaataattcttgaaatggtatacatttttttgttttaaataatatatattcatgttTTCTTGTAACGGTTGGGTAAATTATCATCCCAAGCCGATGTTTgctatatatactcgtatatatttaggaaacaatattatacaacgaatcaataagaaaaattaagtttttatttacatatcatatatattcaacaatacatattttcatattttcgaATACATTTCAATCAgagttaaacaatttttatttttattaagttatttaattgagAATATATAAGTAACTCGAAGGGAGCTGCACGTTACATCATCACGTAGTGACGTGTCGTCGCCCTTGTTTCCTGGTTATAGATGTGGGTAGAGAAGAGTGAAATGAGGCCGTTCATCGGAAGTAAGCGTACGGGGAAGCCAGGGTCTTGGCTACGTATGGGTAAGTGGTGTACGACGAGACGTAAGGGGCGGCGTACGGGGAAGCAACTGCGTACGGGGCGGCAGCGTATGGAGCGGCTACGTAAGGGGCGGCGGCGTAGGGCGCAGCTGCCACGTAAGGTGTGGCGGCCACCGGTGCGGCGGCCACGTAAGGTGCAGCGGCGGCGTACGGTGTGGCGGCTACGTAAGGTGCAGCGACGGCCACGAACCGTTTGCCACGATCGGTACCGGAAACGGCAGATTGGGCAGATGTGGAAGGCGACGATTTGACTTCTTCGGTTGCTGGGGCGGCAGCAGTGAAGCACATGACCGCGGCGAGTACTGCGAAAGTCACCTGAAACacgaataaattgtattaattaattaattgatttttcgaagcggttgttaatttttagaaataaataaaatagtgataacgtccaaattttaattactaatatcatagcagagttgaaaaaaatcaccattaaTCACCCGCAGTGTGCATtggtaaatatacttattaaacacATTTCACGACGAAtttaaacagtattataaGTAGACAGCGTTATGAGTTATCTTTATAAGTTTATGACACCTGATAATCgtgcatattataacataactgTTATCATATATCTAAcgaatacttattaaatttataatattatgataataaattaataactgattgcgaaaaatgcaataaaaaaatgtagtatatCTTTAGGCATATTATATGCcgtgcattataatatgtttattaggtatttaggagtgatcatttttgaaattcataGAACCTCGTGAATTCGTGATGTAGCAATATGAATTCGAGTATTTGACACAGACAGATTATTTTcaacacacacaaaaaatgaaaagtaaaatagtaGCAATATtgcgcatattattatgatcacaAAATGTTCGACAATTGACCTGTTGAACGATAGAACTTTTGATTCGACTTACTTGGAATTGCATGGTGATTTTGATTGTGAGCTACTTAATTTTCTCTGTTAAACGATAGAGACTGAAGACAGACGAATGACTGATACTTACTACGAGTCAGATCATCCGTTTTATATCATCCGCATTTAGCTCAGTGACATTGACGCCCATCAATTACCATTCTGCTCACGATATCCATATCCAATTAGAAAACGGACACCAGCGCCAATATTATACGAACATAAGAAACAGTTCAATACGTTTCAGGTATTCACAATTCACTGAAATCTtcaaaaataatccaaaaacatattaatgatGCACAACTTCATCAATTACTACATTTGataatttacacattatatgctgtaattgaatatatataatctcGAGTTGAAATATTtgcttaatagttaataatctaCAGGAGTTGTATACCTATTCAATAGAATATCGCTTATACAAGACCTATATATTTGTAGCAATCGAGCTATGtagaatacttaaaaataatacaaacaaattccATAAAGTAAATTCACGATTTTATGTATGAgtaaaattgacattttttaagtataacttaaatgaaaatttaaaccacctccaccaaaaaaaaaaaaatctg from Aphis gossypii isolate Hap1 chromosome 1, ASM2018417v2, whole genome shotgun sequence includes these protein-coding regions:
- the LOC114122157 gene encoding testis-specific gene A8 protein-like isoform X3, with product MQFQVTFAVLAAVMCFTAAAPATEEVKSSPSTSAQSAVSGTDRGKRFVAVAAPYVAATPYAAAAPYVAAAPVAATPYVAAAPYAAAPYVAAPYAAAPYAVASPYAAPYVSSYTTYPYVAKTLASPYAYFR
- the LOC114122157 gene encoding testis-specific gene A8 protein-like isoform X2; this encodes MQFQVTFAVLAAVMCFTAAAPATEEVKSSPSTSAQSAVSGTDRGKRFVAVAAPYVAATPYAAAAPYVAAAPVAATPYVAAAPYAAAPYVAAPYAAAPYAVASPYAAPYVSSYTTYPYVAKTLASPYAYFR